A window of Methanolobus sediminis contains these coding sequences:
- the uvrA gene encoding excinuclease ABC subunit UvrA has translation MSLSSIRIKGAKEHNLKNIDLTLPRDKLIVITGLSGSGKSSLAFDTIYAEGQRRYVESLSAYARQFLGLMEKPDVEYIEGLSPAISIEQKTTSKNPRSTVGTVTEIYDYLRLLFARIGIRHCPECGRIIETQSIDQIVDSIMNLREGTKIHVLAPLVRERKGEYKKLLLDLRSEGFTRVRVDGEIQLLEDAENIELGRYFKHNIDIVVDRLVIKEGIEERISDSVETALEKSGGTITIQVLDGEELTFSEKLACPECSIGFEEMEPAAFSFNSPQGACPECHGLGTSMEFDPDLIVPDKTLSLNEGAVEPWYSKKSDGYYMQSLQSLANYLGFYMDVPFEELDPEIQHIIFYGSEELIPFVHVGRNGGMWKHKGRFKGVIANLSKTYEGTESENSKERMSRYISTKPCLTCHGRRLKPVTLAVTIDGRNIIDTTEMSVEEALEFFKELEPKLNDREYTIARLILKEIKARLGFLVDVGLDYLTLSRSAATLSGGEAQRIRLATQIGSSLMGVLYILDEPSIGLHQRDNLRLITTLKHLRDIGNTVLVVEHDEETICNSDYVVDMGPGAGIHGGEIVAEGTPKEIMKNRESTTGKYLSGKLKIEIPDIRRESTGTMILRGASQNNLKNVDVEFPLGVLVCVTGVSGSGKSTLINETLNKVLAKQLNKARDTPGKYSSIEGLEYVDKVITIDQSPIGRTPRSNPATYTNLFTPIRELFAQTKMARARGYKQGRFSFNVRGGRCEACSGDGIITIEMHFLPDVYVPCEVCHGKRYNRETLEVTYKDKNIAEVLDMTVEEALEFFENVPTISRKLQTLNDVGLGYIKLGQSSTTLSGGEAQRVKLATELSKRSTGKTVYILDEPTTGLHFDDVKKLLEVLQRLVEAGNTVIVIEHNLDVIKTADWLIDLGPEGGDRGGEIIAQGTPEEVSKNNISYTGQFLKKILE, from the coding sequence ATGTCTTTGAGCAGCATCAGGATAAAGGGTGCCAAAGAGCACAATCTTAAGAATATCGACCTTACCCTTCCACGTGATAAGCTTATAGTCATCACAGGACTTAGCGGGTCAGGAAAATCATCGCTTGCTTTTGATACGATTTACGCTGAAGGACAGCGCAGGTATGTCGAGTCTCTTTCGGCATACGCAAGGCAGTTCCTCGGGCTTATGGAAAAACCGGATGTTGAATACATTGAAGGACTTTCTCCTGCAATTTCCATAGAGCAGAAGACAACAAGCAAAAATCCGCGCTCCACTGTAGGTACCGTTACTGAGATCTATGACTACCTAAGACTGCTCTTTGCCCGCATAGGCATAAGGCACTGTCCTGAATGCGGACGCATAATTGAAACTCAAAGTATCGACCAGATAGTTGACAGCATCATGAACCTGCGAGAGGGTACAAAGATACACGTGCTTGCTCCACTGGTGAGAGAAAGAAAAGGAGAATATAAGAAACTCCTTCTTGACCTGCGCAGCGAAGGTTTCACAAGAGTACGTGTGGACGGTGAAATTCAGCTGCTGGAAGATGCCGAGAATATAGAGCTTGGCCGCTACTTCAAACACAACATAGACATTGTAGTTGACAGGCTTGTTATCAAAGAAGGTATTGAAGAAAGAATTTCCGATTCGGTTGAAACTGCGCTTGAAAAAAGCGGAGGGACCATCACCATACAGGTTCTTGACGGAGAAGAGCTTACGTTCAGTGAGAAACTTGCATGTCCCGAGTGTAGTATCGGTTTTGAAGAAATGGAGCCGGCTGCATTCTCATTCAACAGTCCGCAGGGAGCATGTCCTGAATGTCATGGTCTTGGAACCTCTATGGAATTTGACCCCGATTTGATTGTTCCAGATAAAACACTCTCCCTGAACGAAGGTGCAGTGGAACCATGGTACAGCAAAAAATCCGATGGCTATTATATGCAGTCACTGCAATCCCTTGCAAATTATCTTGGGTTTTACATGGATGTACCCTTTGAAGAACTTGACCCGGAGATCCAGCACATCATATTCTATGGTAGTGAGGAGCTTATCCCGTTTGTCCATGTTGGAAGGAATGGCGGCATGTGGAAGCACAAGGGACGCTTCAAAGGAGTTATTGCAAACCTTTCCAAAACCTATGAAGGCACTGAATCCGAAAATAGCAAGGAAAGGATGAGCAGGTACATCAGTACCAAACCCTGTCTTACATGCCATGGAAGAAGACTGAAACCGGTTACACTTGCAGTAACCATTGATGGCAGGAACATCATAGACACAACCGAAATGTCCGTTGAAGAGGCTCTGGAATTCTTCAAGGAGCTTGAACCAAAGCTCAATGACAGGGAATACACTATTGCCCGCCTTATACTCAAAGAGATAAAGGCAAGGCTTGGGTTCCTTGTTGATGTGGGACTTGATTACCTTACATTAAGCCGGTCGGCAGCCACTCTCTCCGGTGGCGAAGCACAGCGTATCAGGCTTGCTACACAAATTGGTTCAAGTCTTATGGGTGTGCTATACATCCTTGATGAACCAAGTATTGGTCTTCACCAGAGAGACAATCTAAGACTTATAACAACCCTGAAGCACCTCAGGGATATTGGAAACACTGTTCTTGTTGTAGAACATGATGAAGAGACCATATGCAACTCAGACTATGTTGTTGACATGGGACCAGGAGCAGGTATTCACGGCGGCGAGATCGTTGCTGAAGGAACTCCAAAGGAAATAATGAAAAACAGGGAGTCCACTACAGGAAAATACCTGAGTGGAAAATTAAAGATCGAGATACCAGATATAAGAAGAGAATCAACAGGCACCATGATACTTCGAGGTGCAAGCCAGAACAATCTCAAAAATGTGGATGTTGAATTCCCACTTGGGGTATTGGTCTGTGTTACTGGGGTATCGGGGTCCGGAAAAAGTACACTTATCAATGAAACTCTTAACAAGGTGCTTGCAAAGCAACTCAACAAGGCAAGAGACACACCTGGTAAATACAGTTCGATTGAAGGACTGGAATACGTTGACAAGGTCATAACCATAGACCAGTCACCTATCGGACGCACACCTAGGTCAAATCCGGCAACCTATACCAATCTTTTTACTCCGATAAGGGAACTCTTTGCACAAACAAAGATGGCACGTGCCAGAGGTTACAAACAAGGAAGGTTCAGTTTCAATGTCCGTGGCGGCCGCTGTGAAGCATGCTCAGGTGATGGAATAATCACTATAGAAATGCACTTCCTGCCGGATGTTTATGTTCCATGTGAAGTGTGTCATGGAAAACGTTACAACAGGGAGACACTGGAAGTCACCTACAAGGATAAGAATATTGCAGAAGTCCTTGACATGACTGTTGAAGAAGCTCTGGAATTCTTTGAAAACGTACCCACTATAAGCCGTAAACTTCAGACACTTAACGATGTGGGACTTGGATACATTAAACTTGGACAGTCTTCTACTACATTATCCGGTGGGGAAGCCCAGAGAGTGAAACTTGCAACAGAACTTAGCAAACGTTCTACGGGCAAGACTGTTTACATACTTGATGAACCTACAACCGGACTTCATTTTGATGATGTGAAAAAGCTCCTTGAAGTGCTTCAGAGACTTGTAGAAGCAGGAAACACTGTTATTGTCATCGAGCATAACCTTGATGTTATCAAAACCGCAGACTGGCTCATTGACCTTGGACCTGAAGGTGGAGACCGTGGTGGTGAGATTATCGCACAGGGAACCCCGGAAGAAGTTTCAAAGAATAATATTTCATACACAGGCCAGTTCCTGAAGAAAATATTAGAATGA
- a CDS encoding histidine kinase N-terminal 7TM domain-containing protein, giving the protein MYLNYFALPLIVLVVILSTLLFHVRKHKEATGTTCFSLMVLATIIYSVFYALEISANSFDTALFFYKLEYLGIPFVPAFLLAFSIKYTGKKHWLSAPIIVSTFSIPLITMILVFTTDQHALYNKNLMMSTNTIFPALTFEPGIWYAVQQFYNVLCIMFSILLMLKMWLEIIPALRKQVTVVMVGVMIPFMVLLLYIAGIFPHGLDPIPYSLAVCGLIIYVGLTRYKLLDIAPMARSELFDKIPDGVIVLDQMQRIVDCNGSASEFLGVSSNNAGKYIADFMECWPELEFTRKSASEKSSIEVMRDNNGKEIWLKIDFLPMLSEENVIAGQMIILRDITENKKAEEILLQTNRELEEATTRAQFLTSQAETANRAKSEFLANMSHEIRTPLNGIIGFSDILMQTDLSDTQKHYMQTVYTSANSLLDIINDVLDFSKIEAGKLELNPERTEIAELLGLITDIVKYRVQEKGLDLKLTVPEDLPHHVIVDHLRLRQILVNLLINAIKFTEYGEIELKVETKPVIDNENEKEFIFSVRDTGIGIGEENRERIFDSFSQADGSITRKYGGTGLGLTISNSLLEIMGSKLELESILGKGSTFYFKVKLAVEHAEKKTDMNESSQNIDRSCDRDKKYTILVVEDNDTNMELACIIISGFLPEADILKAENGTEAVRLFLNRKKKGQKEIDLIFMDIQMPDMNGHDASVMIRDIEKEIDGHVPIVALTASAFNRERELCFQSGMDDYITKPVVSDVIQSILNKWLYSENTGNTVEINNITDSMNDSASENETQNIHFDKVRLMSNIAGDDETYKKLSTMALRSVTSNLEEMIHKYTSQDFHGVKETAHRMKGVSLNMGFNILATMAKELEDSVENSVESIPEMLDIIENEIELIDFEIKKHIKVSECDTMI; this is encoded by the coding sequence ATGTACCTCAATTACTTTGCTTTACCTCTGATAGTGCTGGTAGTAATCCTCAGTACATTATTATTTCATGTAAGAAAACATAAGGAAGCAACTGGAACGACCTGCTTCTCATTAATGGTATTAGCAACAATAATCTATTCTGTATTTTATGCTCTGGAGATATCAGCAAACAGTTTTGATACTGCATTGTTTTTCTATAAACTTGAATACCTAGGAATTCCTTTTGTACCAGCGTTTTTGCTGGCATTTTCTATAAAATACACCGGGAAAAAACACTGGTTATCAGCACCCATAATAGTTTCCACATTTTCCATACCCTTGATAACAATGATTCTTGTGTTCACAACTGATCAGCATGCTCTTTACAACAAAAACCTGATGATGAGCACAAATACAATATTTCCCGCCCTGACCTTTGAACCAGGGATTTGGTATGCTGTCCAGCAGTTCTATAATGTCCTCTGTATTATGTTCAGTATATTATTAATGCTGAAAATGTGGCTGGAAATAATCCCTGCTCTCAGGAAACAGGTAACAGTGGTAATGGTAGGTGTCATGATTCCATTCATGGTACTGCTTCTTTATATTGCAGGAATATTTCCTCATGGTCTTGACCCTATTCCATATTCTCTTGCAGTCTGCGGATTGATAATATATGTAGGACTTACACGTTATAAACTTCTTGACATTGCACCGATGGCACGCAGTGAGCTTTTTGATAAAATACCTGATGGTGTTATTGTTCTTGACCAGATGCAGAGAATCGTAGACTGTAACGGATCAGCATCAGAATTCCTGGGAGTATCTTCAAACAATGCAGGAAAATATATTGCAGATTTCATGGAATGCTGGCCAGAACTTGAATTTACCAGGAAGAGTGCTTCCGAAAAAAGCAGTATAGAAGTTATGAGAGATAATAATGGAAAAGAAATCTGGCTGAAGATAGATTTCCTTCCAATGTTAAGTGAAGAAAATGTCATAGCTGGACAAATGATAATCCTGAGGGATATTACAGAAAATAAAAAAGCAGAGGAAATTCTACTTCAAACAAACAGAGAACTTGAAGAAGCTACTACGAGAGCACAATTTTTGACTTCACAGGCTGAAACCGCTAATCGTGCAAAAAGTGAATTCCTTGCGAATATGAGCCACGAGATACGTACGCCACTCAATGGTATTATCGGTTTTTCAGATATACTCATGCAAACTGACCTTAGTGATACCCAGAAACACTATATGCAAACAGTATACACCTCAGCTAATTCCCTTCTTGATATCATCAATGACGTGCTGGACTTTTCAAAGATAGAAGCAGGGAAACTGGAACTTAATCCTGAAAGAACGGAAATTGCGGAACTACTTGGACTTATCACGGACATCGTGAAATATAGGGTACAGGAAAAAGGACTTGATCTGAAGCTCACAGTCCCTGAAGACCTACCACATCATGTTATCGTTGATCATTTGAGATTGCGTCAGATACTTGTGAACCTTCTTATCAATGCCATTAAATTCACAGAATACGGGGAAATTGAACTTAAAGTTGAGACTAAGCCTGTTATAGATAACGAAAATGAGAAAGAGTTCATCTTTTCTGTGCGAGATACCGGAATAGGTATTGGTGAAGAAAACAGGGAACGGATATTTGACTCTTTTTCACAGGCAGATGGTTCCATCACACGTAAATACGGAGGAACCGGACTGGGACTTACAATATCCAACAGCTTACTGGAAATAATGGGATCAAAACTGGAACTTGAAAGCATACTAGGAAAAGGAAGTACCTTTTATTTCAAGGTCAAACTGGCTGTTGAACATGCTGAGAAAAAAACAGATATGAATGAGAGTTCTCAAAATATTGACAGGTCATGTGACAGAGACAAGAAATACACCATACTTGTTGTAGAAGATAATGATACAAATATGGAACTTGCATGCATTATTATTTCAGGATTCCTGCCGGAAGCCGATATACTCAAAGCTGAGAACGGAACAGAAGCTGTCAGATTATTCCTGAATAGGAAGAAAAAAGGGCAAAAAGAAATAGATCTTATTTTTATGGATATACAGATGCCTGATATGAATGGCCACGATGCTTCTGTAATGATCAGGGATATTGAAAAAGAGATCGATGGACATGTCCCTATTGTTGCATTGACAGCCAGTGCATTTAATAGGGAAAGAGAGTTGTGTTTCCAGTCAGGTATGGATGACTATATCACAAAACCTGTGGTTTCAGATGTGATACAAAGTATCCTCAACAAATGGCTTTACAGTGAAAACACTGGCAATACCGTGGAAATCAATAATATCACTGATAGTATGAACGATTCTGCTTCTGAAAACGAAACCCAGAACATCCACTTTGACAAAGTTAGACTTATGAGCAATATTGCAGGTGATGATGAGACATACAAAAAACTCAGTACCATGGCACTAAGGTCAGTTACTTCTAATCTTGAAGAGATGATTCACAAGTACACTTCCCAGGATTTCCATGGAGTAAAGGAAACTGCACATAGGATGAAAGGTGTTTCACTTAATATGGGATTCAATATTCTTGCCACAATGGCAAAGGAACTGGAAGATTCTGTAGAGAACAGTGTTGAGAGCATTCCTGAAATGCTGGATATTATTGAGAACGAGATTGAATTGATAGATTTTGAAATAAAAAAGCATATCAAAGTATCTGAATGTGATACAATGATATGA
- the purB gene encoding adenylosuccinate lyase, whose amino-acid sequence MAIHPIEYRYGTDEMKFVWSEAKRLEKIMKAEAALARAEADIGLIPKEAADIIESSIGSVELERVKEIEDEIHHDMMAVVLAISEKCEENADKWVHFGATSNDMLDTATGLQLKEAVAILDGKIRKLLDVLLTQAENNKNLVCAGRTHGQIGVPTTYGLRFAIWASEVARHIERLEQLKPRLIVGQMTGAVGTQAAFGKDGIEIQKRVMKYLEIGSVDVSNQIIQRDRHAEFVMWMANTVTTLDKIAVEIRSLQRSEIAEVEESFRKKQVGSSTMPHKRNPIKSEQICGLARIVRAMIEPELQNNTLWDERDLTNSSCERVVFPEACVLTDHIIKLAIGVIENLRFYPENIRRNLDLLKGLNMGEAVMIELAMRGVGRQEAHELVRSSAMESHESGKHFKDVLLANSEVANYLSEEDIINLVDPDRYIGTAVEQVEAVVAKLKR is encoded by the coding sequence ATGGCAATTCATCCTATAGAATACCGTTACGGCACAGATGAGATGAAATTCGTCTGGAGCGAGGCAAAACGCCTGGAAAAAATTATGAAAGCTGAGGCTGCTCTTGCCAGGGCTGAAGCAGACATCGGATTAATCCCCAAGGAAGCTGCAGATATTATAGAAAGCAGCATTGGTTCAGTAGAACTTGAAAGGGTAAAAGAGATCGAGGACGAGATCCACCACGATATGATGGCTGTTGTACTTGCCATCTCCGAGAAGTGTGAAGAGAACGCTGACAAGTGGGTTCACTTCGGTGCAACTTCCAATGACATGCTTGACACTGCAACAGGTCTCCAGTTAAAGGAAGCTGTAGCTATACTGGATGGTAAGATTCGCAAGCTCCTGGATGTACTTCTTACCCAGGCCGAAAACAATAAGAACCTTGTATGTGCCGGAAGGACACACGGCCAGATCGGTGTTCCAACAACATACGGACTTAGATTTGCTATATGGGCATCCGAGGTTGCAAGACACATTGAGCGTCTTGAACAGCTCAAACCACGTCTTATAGTCGGCCAGATGACCGGCGCTGTAGGTACCCAGGCAGCGTTTGGTAAGGATGGAATTGAGATTCAGAAAAGAGTCATGAAGTATCTTGAGATCGGCTCAGTTGACGTTTCAAACCAGATCATCCAGAGAGACCGCCATGCAGAATTTGTCATGTGGATGGCAAACACCGTAACAACCCTTGACAAAATAGCTGTTGAGATCCGCTCTCTCCAGAGAAGTGAGATTGCAGAAGTTGAGGAAAGTTTCAGGAAAAAGCAGGTCGGCTCATCAACAATGCCACACAAGCGAAATCCTATCAAGTCAGAGCAGATATGTGGCCTTGCAAGAATTGTGCGTGCAATGATCGAGCCTGAACTCCAGAATAACACACTCTGGGATGAAAGGGACCTTACCAATTCCTCATGTGAAAGAGTTGTTTTCCCTGAAGCATGTGTGCTGACAGATCACATTATTAAACTTGCAATCGGTGTAATCGAGAACCTCAGGTTCTATCCTGAAAACATCCGCCGTAACCTTGACCTTCTTAAGGGTCTTAACATGGGAGAAGCAGTAATGATCGAGCTTGCAATGCGCGGTGTAGGTCGTCAGGAAGCTCACGAGCTTGTGCGTTCCAGTGCAATGGAATCCCATGAAAGCGGAAAACACTTTAAGGATGTACTTCTGGCAAACTCCGAAGTTGCAAATTACCTGAGTGAAGAAGACATCATCAACCTTGTAGACCCTGACAGGTACATCGGTACTGCCGTGGAACAGGTTGAAGCAGTTGTTGCAAAATTGAAGAGGTAA
- a CDS encoding ammonium transporter, translated as MAIDAGDTAFIIICTAMVMLMTPGVGLFYGGMVRSKNIISMIAMCFISFAIVSIQWVTVGYTLSFGSDISGFIGGLDHLCLAGVGLDGNGIPDMLFMVFQLVFAGVTLAILTSGVAERVKLSSFMVLGVLWTTIVYDPLAHWAWGGGWAGELGALDFAGGTVVHISSGFGALALALVIGNRVGFGKYSMEAENITTTLLGGAMLWFGWFAFNAGSALAADGIAVNALVVTNVSAAAGAITWMLAAWIKGKPSSLGLISGAVAGLVAITPASGFVGPMSAIIIGGSAGLLCYGALLFRVRKGLDESLDAWAVHGMGGFWGAIATGIFASAAVGGTDGLIYGNTHQFLVQLFDASVAVIYAFVMTYILAIIIDKTLGLRVTEEEEYVGLDISQHGESTTA; from the coding sequence GTGGCAATCGATGCAGGAGACACAGCCTTTATAATCATCTGTACCGCTATGGTAATGCTCATGACCCCAGGGGTCGGGCTCTTTTACGGCGGAATGGTACGTAGTAAAAACATTATTTCCATGATAGCAATGTGTTTCATTTCATTTGCTATCGTAAGTATCCAATGGGTTACAGTAGGATACACGCTTTCCTTCGGCTCTGATATTTCAGGATTTATCGGAGGACTTGATCACCTCTGCCTTGCAGGCGTAGGTCTTGACGGAAACGGCATCCCTGACATGCTGTTCATGGTATTCCAGCTTGTTTTCGCAGGTGTCACACTGGCAATTCTTACATCAGGTGTAGCAGAACGTGTCAAATTAAGTTCATTTATGGTACTTGGTGTCCTCTGGACGACCATTGTCTACGATCCACTTGCTCACTGGGCATGGGGTGGTGGCTGGGCAGGAGAACTCGGAGCTCTTGACTTTGCCGGTGGTACTGTTGTACATATCAGTTCCGGATTCGGTGCACTTGCACTTGCACTTGTGATTGGCAACCGTGTCGGCTTTGGCAAATACAGCATGGAAGCAGAGAACATCACAACTACTCTTCTTGGCGGAGCAATGCTCTGGTTCGGTTGGTTTGCATTTAATGCAGGAAGCGCACTTGCAGCAGATGGAATTGCAGTTAATGCACTTGTAGTTACAAACGTATCCGCGGCAGCAGGAGCAATTACCTGGATGCTTGCAGCATGGATAAAGGGTAAGCCAAGTTCACTGGGTCTTATCAGTGGCGCTGTTGCAGGTCTTGTAGCCATCACACCAGCTTCAGGTTTTGTCGGACCAATGTCAGCTATTATAATTGGTGGTTCAGCCGGACTTCTCTGTTACGGAGCACTTCTTTTCCGTGTGCGTAAGGGACTTGATGAAAGTCTTGATGCATGGGCAGTTCACGGAATGGGAGGATTCTGGGGTGCAATTGCAACAGGAATATTTGCAAGCGCAGCAGTTGGTGGAACAGACGGACTTATCTACGGAAACACACACCAGTTCCTTGTACAGCTTTTCGACGCATCAGTAGCAGTGATCTACGCATTTGTAATGACATACATACTTGCCATTATTATCGATAAGACATTGGGACTGCGTGTAACCGAAGAAGAAGAATATGTTGGACTTGATATATCCCAGCATGGAGAATCTACAACAGCCTGA
- a CDS encoding P-II family nitrogen regulator: MKSVKAVIRPEKLEDVKAALEEKGYFSMTVREVKGRGAQKGICLQYRGKQIKVDMIPKTEIEMVVGDDDVRPIIEILRNSARTGKFGDGKIFVYPVEIVAAIRNDDEIISE; encoded by the coding sequence ATGAAGTCAGTAAAAGCAGTTATTCGCCCGGAAAAGCTGGAAGATGTAAAGGCGGCACTGGAAGAGAAAGGTTACTTTTCAATGACAGTGAGAGAAGTCAAAGGTCGTGGCGCACAGAAAGGAATCTGTCTTCAGTACAGGGGTAAGCAGATCAAAGTAGACATGATCCCAAAGACCGAGATAGAAATGGTTGTTGGCGACGATGATGTCAGACCAATAATCGAGATTTTAAGAAATAGTGCCAGAACCGGTAAATTCGGGGATGGTAAGATTTTTGTCTATCCTGTTGAGATCGTTGCTGCCATCAGGAACGACGATGAAATAATATCCGAATGA